Proteins from a genomic interval of Orbaceae bacterium lpD02:
- the lptA gene encoding lipopolysaccharide transport periplasmic protein LptA, translating to MIQFDSSLFHKVNYALVIILVTLLCPLALAQVSPNPTINNKPIAIDADNQQINLQKNTITFTGNVVITQDDLKIKANTVIITDMQSKDNQIITAYGTPVYFEQTYQNDDKQTITGHANQLIYQVKQNSVTLLDKAELLQQDNRITSDKIVYDVEQQKIEAQPGNGNRVKTIIIPNQVKEIQR from the coding sequence ATGATTCAATTTGACTCATCTCTTTTTCATAAAGTAAACTATGCGCTAGTCATTATATTAGTAACTCTACTTTGCCCATTAGCTCTTGCGCAAGTATCGCCCAATCCAACAATCAACAACAAGCCTATCGCTATTGATGCCGATAATCAGCAAATCAATTTACAAAAAAATACAATCACATTTACGGGAAACGTTGTAATTACTCAGGATGATTTAAAAATAAAAGCCAATACGGTAATCATTACCGACATGCAAAGTAAAGATAACCAAATAATTACCGCTTATGGTACCCCTGTTTATTTTGAGCAAACTTACCAAAATGACGATAAACAAACTATCACAGGTCACGCGAATCAATTAATTTATCAAGTTAAGCAAAATTCTGTTACCTTGCTAGACAAAGCTGAATTATTACAACAAGACAACCGCATAACTAGTGATAAAATTGTTTATGATGTTGAGCAACAAAAAATTGAGGCACAGCCAGGTAATGGTAATAGAGTCAAAACGATAATTATTCCAAACCAAGTAAAAGAGATCCAACGATAA
- the lptC gene encoding LPS export ABC transporter periplasmic protein LptC yields the protein MKKKNIIYILLIILVTSAYYYQRDESTSNNIGITDLSTQPIYQSDRMETMVYDPTGKLNYKIVADTVKRFDNTGETLFESPDFTLYNSDANKTWHILAKHATLTKDKLLYLNKQVVLTNLSPDSQLHKIITDSAKIDLTTQIVTSRDKVTIEGANFTSTGIGLLGNLHDKTADILENVKTYYNTPNITDNLTDN from the coding sequence ATGAAGAAAAAAAACATAATTTATATTTTGCTAATTATTTTGGTGACTAGCGCTTATTATTACCAGCGGGATGAGTCAACATCAAATAACATTGGTATAACGGATTTATCTACGCAACCCATCTATCAAAGTGACCGTATGGAAACAATGGTTTACGATCCTACAGGAAAACTAAATTATAAGATCGTTGCTGACACTGTAAAACGTTTTGATAATACAGGCGAAACCTTATTTGAATCACCTGATTTTACGTTATATAATAGCGATGCAAACAAAACTTGGCATATTTTAGCAAAACACGCGACTTTAACCAAAGACAAGCTATTATATCTAAATAAACAAGTCGTTTTGACAAATTTGTCGCCAGATTCACAATTACATAAAATAATAACAGATAGTGCAAAAATTGACTTAACAACGCAAATCGTAACATCTCGAGACAAAGTTACCATTGAAGGTGCTAACTTTACATCAACGGGGATCGGTTTGCTCGGTAATTTACATGATAAAACTGCTGATATATTAGAAAATGTAAAAACTTATTATAATACCCCAAATATAACAGACAACCTTACTGATAACTGA
- the yccX gene encoding acylphosphatase gives MPNTLRLPENDFIQIRVSGRVQNVGFRFFTYQKARKLKLTGYVKNLINGEVEIIAGGPKVQLDLLIQWLNDGGPNSAHIKEFLVKKVKTDQQYTDFSVRY, from the coding sequence ATGCCAAATACTTTACGTTTACCGGAGAATGATTTTATACAAATTAGAGTTAGTGGTAGGGTTCAAAATGTTGGCTTTCGCTTTTTTACTTACCAAAAAGCGCGCAAATTAAAATTAACTGGTTACGTCAAAAACTTAATTAATGGAGAGGTTGAGATCATTGCTGGTGGTCCAAAAGTACAGCTTGATTTGTTAATTCAATGGCTAAACGACGGAGGTCCAAACTCTGCTCATATAAAAGAATTTTTAGTTAAAAAGGTTAAAACTGATCAGCAATACACTGATTTTAGCGTGAGATATTAA
- a CDS encoding efflux RND transporter periplasmic adaptor subunit: protein MLLLKKVKFKYIILLLLVFIAAYLVKSIFFPTQSAPRYITAQVEQGNIEKTVLADGKISAFKLVNVGAQVSGQIQKLYVQLGDEIKVGDMIAEIDDLTQKNDLKQSEASLASLEAQRKAKEANLKNYQLTFDRQLKLVKRGAGAQSDLDAAEAQLDAVKAEITSLDADIVRAKIAVDTAEVNLGYTKIISPINGVVVATPVEEGQTVNSVQSAPTIVKVAQLDKMTIEAQISEADVINVKKDMPVYFTILGRPNERFSGMTLRAIEPAPTSINDETSTTSTTSTAIYYNGLFDVDNPEHILRISMTAQVYIVLDEADDVLYIPSAAIQQNFANGKATVFILDKDQNIDEREIEIGVDNNVNVEVKSGLNLGDTIVLSSFDGSSVNNRTPRVRF, encoded by the coding sequence ATGTTGTTATTAAAAAAAGTAAAATTTAAATATATTATTTTGTTACTGCTTGTGTTTATTGCAGCTTATCTAGTTAAATCAATATTTTTTCCCACACAATCAGCACCTCGTTATATTACAGCTCAAGTTGAACAAGGAAATATAGAAAAAACGGTTTTAGCTGATGGTAAAATCAGCGCCTTTAAACTGGTTAATGTTGGTGCTCAAGTTTCAGGGCAAATTCAGAAATTATACGTACAGCTTGGTGATGAAATTAAAGTCGGCGATATGATCGCTGAAATCGATGATCTCACCCAAAAGAATGATTTGAAACAATCGGAAGCATCATTAGCGAGTCTAGAAGCGCAGCGAAAGGCAAAGGAAGCTAACTTAAAAAACTACCAACTTACTTTTGACCGTCAACTAAAACTGGTCAAAAGGGGAGCAGGTGCACAATCTGATCTCGATGCTGCAGAAGCTCAATTAGATGCTGTTAAGGCTGAAATAACATCATTAGATGCAGATATTGTGCGGGCTAAAATTGCAGTTGATACTGCTGAAGTCAACTTAGGCTACACCAAAATTATCTCACCGATTAACGGTGTTGTAGTCGCAACGCCTGTAGAAGAAGGTCAAACAGTTAACTCTGTACAAAGTGCGCCGACAATTGTTAAAGTTGCACAGTTAGATAAAATGACGATTGAAGCGCAAATTTCTGAGGCTGATGTTATTAATGTGAAAAAAGATATGCCAGTTTATTTTACTATCTTGGGTAGGCCGAATGAGCGATTTAGTGGTATGACTTTACGCGCAATAGAGCCCGCACCGACATCAATCAATGATGAAACATCTACAACGTCTACAACTAGTACGGCGATTTATTATAATGGTTTATTTGATGTAGATAATCCTGAGCATATTTTACGCATTTCGATGACAGCACAAGTCTATATCGTATTAGATGAAGCTGACGACGTTCTCTATATCCCTTCTGCGGCAATACAGCAGAATTTTGCGAATGGTAAAGCAACCGTGTTTATTTTGGATAAAGACCAAAATATTGATGAAAGAGAGATTGAAATAGGTGTTGATAATAATGTCAATGTTGAAGTGAAATCAGGTTTGAATTTAGGCGATACAATCGTTCTTAGTAGCTTCGATGGCTCATCAGTTAACAATAGAACACCAAGGGTTAGATTCTAA
- a CDS encoding MacB family efflux pump subunit, whose protein sequence is MKQTPLIQLNDITREFPAGDSTIRVLKSVNLTINAGEMVAIIGASGSGKSTLMNILGCLDKPTKGLYKISGRVTSELSQDELAELRREHFGFIFQRYHLLNALTAEGNIEVPAIYSGLKKEQRHKKAVSILTRLGLADKINNKPTQLSGGQQQRVSIGRALMNGGQIILADEPTGALDQKSGHEVMSILRELHAQGHTIIIVTHDSKIAQSAQRIIEISDGNIISDKQNPLFSLDNDKPHEVKHVETIKTQDTLSAKIDRFKDAFKMAILSMLSQRLRTFLTMLGIIIGIASVVSVVALGEGSRQQILADISSMGTSTLDIFPGSGFGDRNAGRITTLRSSDADVLSKQSYIHSATPNVSTSVYFRKDNQALSGTVNGVGEQFFAVKGYNITQGKAFDANSIDTSAQDAVIDENTVKRLFPEGNPIGQVFYVGKLPVKVIGVAKQKNQGWGSNESLNVWLPYSTVINRMIGQTTLRSITVRVNDNVDLGVAEQAVERLMFQRHGVKDFFIFNSDSIRQTIESATATMTLLVSAIALISLIVGGIGVMNIMLVSVTERTREIGVRMAVGARSSDILQQFLIEAVLVCLIGGTLGILLSLLIGAIFAYFVTTFSMIFSLSAIVAAFACSSFIGIIFGYFPAKRAAKLDPIYALERE, encoded by the coding sequence ATGAAACAGACTCCATTAATTCAATTAAATGATATTACGCGTGAATTTCCTGCTGGAGATTCGACAATTCGTGTTTTAAAAAGCGTCAATCTAACGATTAATGCTGGTGAGATGGTTGCCATCATTGGTGCTTCTGGATCAGGTAAATCGACGCTAATGAATATATTAGGCTGTTTAGATAAACCGACTAAAGGTTTATATAAAATTAGTGGTCGGGTAACCAGTGAGTTATCTCAAGACGAGTTGGCGGAGCTACGGAGGGAGCACTTTGGTTTTATTTTCCAGCGTTATCATTTACTTAACGCCCTAACCGCTGAAGGAAATATTGAGGTCCCAGCAATCTATTCAGGTCTAAAAAAAGAGCAAAGACATAAGAAAGCGGTATCAATTCTAACCAGACTAGGTTTGGCTGATAAAATAAATAATAAACCGACACAATTATCAGGTGGGCAACAGCAGCGAGTGAGTATTGGTCGTGCATTAATGAATGGTGGACAAATAATATTAGCGGATGAGCCGACAGGGGCTTTAGACCAAAAAAGTGGTCATGAGGTAATGTCTATTTTGCGCGAGTTACATGCTCAGGGACACACTATTATCATTGTTACTCATGATTCTAAAATTGCGCAGAGTGCGCAACGGATTATTGAAATTAGTGATGGTAACATTATTTCAGACAAACAAAATCCTTTATTTTCATTGGATAATGATAAACCTCATGAAGTTAAACATGTAGAAACAATCAAAACTCAAGATACATTATCAGCAAAGATTGATCGTTTTAAAGATGCATTTAAAATGGCGATTTTATCAATGCTATCACAACGGCTACGTACTTTTTTGACCATGTTAGGAATTATTATTGGGATAGCGTCAGTCGTTTCGGTTGTTGCATTAGGCGAGGGATCAAGACAGCAAATTTTAGCCGATATTAGCTCGATGGGAACCAGTACTTTGGATATTTTCCCCGGTAGTGGTTTTGGCGATCGTAATGCTGGTCGAATTACAACCTTACGTTCTAGTGATGCCGATGTGCTCTCTAAACAAAGTTATATTCATAGTGCCACGCCGAATGTTTCAACCAGCGTTTATTTCAGAAAAGATAACCAAGCTCTTTCTGGAACAGTTAATGGCGTTGGTGAGCAGTTTTTTGCCGTGAAGGGTTATAACATTACTCAAGGCAAAGCATTTGACGCTAATAGTATCGATACCTCTGCGCAGGATGCCGTTATTGATGAAAATACAGTTAAACGTTTATTTCCAGAAGGAAATCCAATTGGGCAAGTTTTTTATGTTGGAAAATTACCCGTAAAAGTTATTGGGGTTGCAAAACAAAAAAACCAGGGGTGGGGTAGTAATGAGAGCCTCAATGTTTGGCTGCCTTACTCCACAGTAATTAATCGGATGATTGGTCAGACCACATTAAGAAGTATTACGGTTCGCGTTAATGATAATGTCGACTTAGGCGTAGCGGAGCAAGCAGTTGAGCGTTTGATGTTTCAACGCCATGGCGTAAAAGATTTTTTTATTTTCAATTCTGATAGCATACGACAAACAATTGAATCAGCTACCGCTACGATGACGTTATTAGTATCAGCAATTGCCTTAATTTCATTAATTGTTGGCGGAATTGGTGTTATGAATATTATGCTGGTTTCGGTGACTGAGCGTACTCGCGAGATTGGTGTCAGGATGGCCGTAGGGGCAAGATCTAGTGATATACTGCAACAATTTTTAATTGAAGCCGTATTAGTGTGCTTAATTGGTGGGACGCTTGGTATTTTGCTGTCTTTATTAATTGGTGCAATATTTGCCTATTTTGTGACAACCTTCTCGATGATATTCTCATTATCAGCGATAGTTGCAGCGTTTGCTTGTTCTAGTTTTATTGGTATTATTTTTGGTTATTTTCCTGCGAAGAGAGCTGCTAAACTCGATCCTATTTATGCATTAGAGCGAGAGTGA
- a CDS encoding MFS transporter yields MASLENLLSKQRRLNTQDYKTLALAALGGALEFYDFIIFVFFSLVIGHLFFPPNMPIWLSQIQTFGIFAAGYLIRPFGGIVMAHFGDLFGRKKMFTLSILLMALPTLLIGLLPTYATVGYVAPLLLLLMRLCQGLAVGGEVPGAWTFVAEHVPKNRIGIACGILTSGLSLGILFGSLISTLINSLFVGEAMMTWGWRIPFFIGGVFGFLAMYLRRWLKETPIFIEMQRRKSKEMNRQLPVLNVLANYFPQTLLSMLLTWILSAGIMVVILMAPIYLQKQFDFSAKQSLQSNTLAIIGLIISCTIYGALVDKFSIGKVLIVGCIIAVATTACFYFSLENYRHLLFLTYPLAGLGVGVVGIFAYFMVNVFPTDIRYSGVSFSFNMAYAIAGGATPLLLSIFTDFFNKFAPAFYVISLFSLGAIIGIILLFRADSYFTQDMQ; encoded by the coding sequence ATGGCTTCTTTAGAAAATTTACTCTCAAAACAACGTCGCTTAAACACACAAGATTATAAAACGTTAGCGCTAGCCGCACTCGGTGGAGCCTTGGAGTTTTATGATTTTATTATTTTCGTATTTTTCTCTTTGGTCATCGGCCATCTATTTTTTCCACCAAACATGCCTATATGGTTAAGCCAAATACAGACATTTGGAATATTTGCGGCTGGTTACTTAATTCGCCCCTTCGGTGGAATTGTAATGGCACATTTTGGCGATCTATTTGGTCGCAAAAAAATGTTTACTCTAAGTATTTTACTGATGGCATTACCTACATTATTAATCGGTTTATTACCAACTTACGCGACGGTTGGCTACGTAGCGCCACTGTTGTTGTTGTTAATGCGGTTATGCCAAGGTTTAGCCGTCGGAGGAGAAGTCCCTGGCGCGTGGACATTTGTTGCCGAGCATGTCCCCAAAAACCGTATAGGCATTGCTTGTGGTATTTTGACTAGCGGCTTAAGCTTAGGCATTTTATTTGGTTCTCTTATTTCAACATTGATAAATAGCTTATTTGTTGGCGAAGCAATGATGACATGGGGGTGGCGAATCCCATTCTTTATTGGTGGTGTATTTGGTTTTTTAGCTATGTACTTACGCCGCTGGCTAAAAGAGACGCCTATTTTTATTGAAATGCAACGACGAAAATCAAAAGAAATGAATAGGCAGCTTCCTGTTTTGAACGTTTTAGCCAATTATTTTCCGCAAACATTGCTATCGATGTTATTAACATGGATTCTATCTGCGGGAATCATGGTTGTTATTTTAATGGCACCGATTTACTTGCAGAAACAGTTTGATTTTTCAGCAAAACAATCTTTACAATCCAATACATTAGCAATTATAGGTCTTATCATTAGCTGCACAATATATGGTGCACTAGTAGATAAATTTTCGATTGGAAAAGTGCTAATAGTTGGTTGTATCATCGCAGTAGCTACAACTGCGTGTTTCTATTTTTCACTTGAAAATTACCGCCATCTATTATTCCTTACTTATCCTCTAGCAGGTTTAGGGGTTGGTGTTGTAGGGATCTTTGCTTATTTTATGGTTAACGTATTCCCGACTGATATACGCTACAGCGGCGTTTCATTTTCATTTAATATGGCTTATGCAATTGCTGGCGGCGCCACGCCATTGTTATTATCAATTTTTACTGATTTTTTTAATAAATTTGCACCTGCATTTTATGTTATTTCACTATTCTCGCTAGGCGCCATAATTGGCATAATACTTTTATTTCGTGCAGATAGCTATTTTACTCAAGATATGCAATAG
- a CDS encoding tagatose 1,6-diphosphate aldolase, which yields MTKKRISRRKFNCMEQLSNEDGVIAALAIDQRGSMVKMLENAVGKERYHIEMVYEFKELVSQVLTNYVSAILLDEEYGFKGMKAKNDKAGLILSYEKTGYDVNTPGRLPEILGEESIQRLIKKGADAAKVLVYYNPDDPQDILDKKHAFLERLGDEARAADFPVFVEPIVYDNVILDDKSPEFAKIKPSKVIRTIEEFTKKCYHIDVLKVEVPVLFKYVEGFNDNNSAVYSQKDAAAYFKIASDAATKPFIYLSAGVPTKTFHQELIFAGQSGAKYCGILGGRATWFDGVAAYAQGGKDGLNKWLDTVGRDNVEHLNRILKQHARPWYDIYGGKENIEVFDINLAD from the coding sequence ATGACTAAAAAAAGGATATCGCGTAGAAAATTTAATTGTATGGAGCAATTATCTAATGAAGATGGCGTTATTGCTGCTTTAGCTATTGATCAGAGAGGATCAATGGTTAAAATGTTAGAAAACGCCGTCGGAAAAGAACGTTATCATATTGAGATGGTGTATGAGTTTAAGGAGCTCGTGTCTCAAGTCTTAACCAACTATGTTAGTGCTATTTTATTAGATGAAGAGTACGGGTTTAAAGGCATGAAAGCCAAAAATGATAAAGCTGGGTTGATCTTATCTTATGAAAAAACTGGATATGATGTTAATACGCCAGGGCGTTTACCTGAAATATTAGGTGAAGAGTCAATTCAACGATTGATAAAAAAAGGCGCAGATGCGGCAAAAGTCTTGGTTTATTATAATCCCGATGATCCTCAAGATATTTTAGATAAAAAACATGCTTTTTTAGAGCGATTAGGTGATGAAGCAAGAGCCGCTGATTTCCCCGTTTTTGTTGAACCAATAGTCTATGACAATGTAATTCTAGATGATAAAAGCCCTGAATTTGCCAAAATAAAGCCAAGTAAAGTTATTAGGACGATAGAGGAATTTACTAAAAAATGTTATCACATTGATGTGTTAAAAGTCGAAGTGCCTGTTTTGTTTAAATATGTTGAAGGGTTTAATGATAATAACTCGGCTGTTTATTCTCAAAAAGATGCAGCAGCTTATTTTAAAATAGCAAGCGATGCGGCAACTAAGCCATTCATTTATTTAAGTGCCGGCGTGCCAACTAAAACTTTTCATCAGGAACTCATTTTTGCTGGGCAATCAGGTGCGAAATACTGTGGCATTTTAGGTGGAAGAGCGACATGGTTTGATGGTGTAGCCGCTTATGCTCAAGGTGGAAAAGATGGACTAAATAAGTGGTTGGACACGGTGGGACGAGATAATGTCGAGCACCTCAATCGTATATTAAAACAGCATGCAAGACCTTGGTACGATATTTATGGCGGTAAGGAAAATATTGAAGTTTTCGATATCAATTTAGCGGATTAA
- a CDS encoding LysR family transcriptional regulator — translation MKLNQLRYIIEVARSGSINEAAKKLYITQPSLSTAIKELEDEFDIEIFIRTSKGVSLTTEGIEFLGYAKQILDQTELLVQHYNKKIPTKQLCSISTQHYAFAVNAFVNLIKKNHTDEYEFTLRETRTHDIITDVATLRSEVGILYLNDFNKKVILRLLKENNLTFCPLFEANPHVFISAKHPLAKHKVISLEDLEDFPYLSFEQGEYNSFYFSEEILSTVYHKKSIHVSDRATLFNLLHGLNGYTISTGVLSVDLNGSDISSIRLKIDEKILVGWITSQKVQLSQSALRYIDELKILIQQYGFELK, via the coding sequence ATGAAATTAAACCAACTCCGTTATATTATTGAGGTCGCCCGCAGTGGCTCAATTAATGAAGCGGCTAAAAAACTTTATATTACTCAACCAAGCCTTTCAACAGCAATAAAAGAACTAGAAGATGAATTTGATATTGAGATTTTTATTCGAACATCTAAAGGCGTTTCTTTAACAACAGAGGGAATAGAATTTTTAGGTTATGCCAAGCAAATTCTAGATCAAACGGAATTACTCGTACAGCATTACAATAAAAAAATACCGACTAAACAATTATGCAGTATATCAACTCAGCACTATGCCTTTGCCGTTAATGCATTTGTTAATTTAATTAAAAAAAATCATACAGATGAATATGAGTTTACATTAAGAGAAACACGTACCCATGATATTATTACTGATGTCGCGACATTACGTAGCGAAGTAGGTATTTTATATTTAAATGATTTTAATAAAAAAGTTATTTTACGATTATTGAAAGAAAATAATTTGACCTTTTGCCCTCTGTTTGAAGCCAATCCCCATGTTTTTATCAGTGCAAAACACCCTTTAGCTAAACATAAAGTAATTTCATTAGAAGATCTTGAAGATTTCCCCTATCTTTCATTTGAACAAGGTGAATATAACTCTTTTTATTTTTCAGAAGAGATCCTAAGCACCGTTTACCATAAAAAAAGTATTCATGTTAGCGACCGGGCAACACTGTTTAATCTACTACATGGATTAAATGGCTATACAATTAGCACTGGTGTATTAAGTGTTGATTTAAACGGCTCAGACATCTCATCAATAAGGCTAAAGATAGATGAAAAAATTTTAGTCGGCTGGATAACATCCCAAAAAGTACAATTAAGCCAATCTGCCTTGCGATATATTGATGAACTAAAAATATTGATCCAACAATATGGATTTGAATTGAAGTAA
- the aroG gene encoding 3-deoxy-7-phosphoheptulonate synthase AroG: protein MNDKNDDVRIADIRELLPPIALLEKFPATDVVSDLVFNTRQKIHQILEHKDDRLLVVIGPCSIHDTKAALEYANKLKDVRTQYQRELEIVMRVYFEKPRTTVGWKGLINDPFINNTFDINEGLRIARKLLVDINQLGVPAAGEFLDMISPQYLADLMSWGAIGARTTESQVHRELSSGLSCPVGFKNGTDGTMKVAIDAINAANASHSFLSVTKFGHSAIVTTTGNPDCHIILRGGKEPNYSEAHINIVKLDLDKSHLPRNIMVDFSHANSCKQFKEQINVGKNVANQIANGDSAIIGVMIESHLQEGAQNPENNKPLVYGQSITDGCIGWDDSINLLDILAQAVKQRRHNR from the coding sequence ATGAACGATAAAAATGATGATGTTCGTATTGCTGATATTCGCGAATTATTACCGCCGATAGCATTATTAGAGAAATTCCCGGCAACGGATGTTGTATCGGATTTAGTCTTTAATACCAGACAGAAAATACATCAAATTTTAGAACATAAAGATGACCGTTTATTAGTTGTGATTGGTCCTTGTTCTATCCACGATACGAAAGCTGCGCTAGAGTATGCTAACAAGCTTAAAGATGTTCGTACGCAATATCAAAGAGAACTTGAAATCGTAATGCGGGTTTATTTTGAAAAGCCAAGAACGACCGTTGGTTGGAAAGGCCTAATTAATGATCCTTTTATCAATAATACTTTTGATATTAATGAAGGCTTAAGAATTGCGAGAAAGCTGTTAGTCGATATTAATCAATTAGGTGTGCCTGCCGCAGGTGAGTTCTTAGATATGATATCTCCACAATACCTCGCTGATTTAATGAGTTGGGGAGCGATCGGGGCAAGAACAACTGAATCGCAAGTTCATCGTGAGCTTTCGTCGGGATTATCCTGCCCTGTTGGATTTAAAAATGGTACAGATGGAACGATGAAAGTCGCTATTGACGCGATTAATGCGGCAAATGCATCTCATAGCTTTCTATCTGTGACTAAGTTTGGTCACTCAGCCATAGTGACGACCACGGGGAATCCAGATTGTCATATTATTTTGCGTGGTGGTAAAGAGCCAAATTATAGCGAAGCTCATATTAATATAGTCAAACTCGATTTAGATAAATCACATTTACCGCGTAATATTATGGTTGATTTTAGCCATGCTAACAGCTGCAAACAGTTTAAAGAGCAGATTAATGTAGGAAAAAATGTTGCTAATCAAATAGCTAATGGCGATAGCGCTATTATTGGGGTCATGATTGAGAGCCACTTACAAGAAGGAGCTCAAAATCCAGAGAATAATAAACCTTTAGTGTATGGACAAAGTATTACTGATGGATGCATAGGATGGGATGATTCAATTAATCTTCTCGACATATTAGCTCAAGCAGTAAAACAAAGAAGGCACAATCGATAA
- a CDS encoding S24 family peptidase → MIINKSVQNFKNRLTLIMQGDSVSTFAKKCDMSETVIRDYLSGKTYPSLNRLAAISERCNVSYNWLATGHKLEEIHDTENDNIYSEYVHRIPVYIKQLPTAEEAKTQKYVRGTPPVMNYPVLDGWLGHRGLDSKKLIIYWAKGDLMEPEIKQNNGIIINTDIKEVVDGAIYLLEYEEMTLLRRIRLTLEGWQLLCNNDQCDTISVLRKDFKQYKIIGNVVQIIKDLY, encoded by the coding sequence GTGATAATAAATAAAAGCGTACAAAATTTTAAGAATCGTCTAACCCTCATTATGCAAGGGGACTCAGTTTCCACATTCGCAAAAAAATGTGATATGTCCGAAACCGTAATAAGAGACTATTTATCAGGGAAAACGTATCCTTCATTAAATCGCCTAGCTGCTATCTCAGAAAGATGTAATGTCTCATATAACTGGTTAGCAACAGGGCATAAATTAGAAGAAATTCACGACACTGAAAACGATAATATATATAGTGAATATGTCCACCGCATCCCTGTCTACATCAAGCAATTACCGACCGCTGAAGAAGCAAAAACACAGAAGTATGTAAGAGGTACACCGCCTGTAATGAATTACCCTGTACTAGATGGATGGCTAGGACATCGAGGATTGGATTCTAAAAAATTGATTATATACTGGGCAAAAGGCGATTTAATGGAACCTGAGATTAAACAAAATAATGGAATAATTATCAATACTGATATAAAAGAAGTGGTTGACGGTGCAATCTATTTGCTCGAATACGAAGAAATGACTTTACTCAGACGTATTCGTCTAACTCTAGAAGGTTGGCAATTATTATGTAACAATGACCAGTGTGACACAATTTCCGTTTTACGTAAGGACTTTAAACAATACAAGATCATTGGTAATGTAGTGCAAATTATAAAAGATTTATACTAA